AACCGCTGTTCCAGGACCGGCGTACCTGTCGGTTCAATACTGCCGGCTTCTAGAACCGCTATGCGTTGACGAGTTTCTTCTATTGAATCCGGGTGAATGAAGTCAAAGATAGATTGGCCAATGAGATCACCCTGATTACACCCCATCATGTCGGCTGTACCCTGATTGGCATACAGAATGACCCCATGGCGGTGAACCACAATGGAGTCAGGGATCAAATTGAGTAACATCTCGTACTTTTGTTGCGTATCCATTTGTCACCCCTGGTGTATTGGTGTGCCATTGATTGGGCGAACGCTGAGCGAATACATATCCCCATTCCCCATTTTACTCCGATGAACGTACCGTCCAATACCCACAACATGTAAAATTGTGGCGAATAATGCATTTATGTACCTATTCGACATCCCTTTCGAAGGCACTTGAGTGAAAATTCCGTCAAGTAAAAGGAGTGAGTCTATCGACCCGGTAATATATGAGAATTAGAGACACATTACTGACTATGCAGAATGCAAAATACACTTTACCCGTCCATGTATTCAGTCCGCTTCAAGGTACTTCGTTCGAGTACGCATGCACCATAGCGGCGCTGCTTGCGGGCGCCGTGATTGGCTGCCTCACACTGCGCCGGGTGACGAACTGGATGCGCCCGAAGGTCATCCTCCAGCTTGGACTGATTTTTCTCGGACTGGCAGTGGGTCTCATTGGCGCGCTTGCAATTTGCGGAGGGCTGATCTATTTCGTCCCGATTCCGGACGAAAAATTACTAAATTTTCACGAGAACTTAGTGGAAAACAAGTAGAAACGGAATGTTCAATTCGTAAGATAGTACAAAAGTGAGAAAAAGGGTGACGTCCACTGGAACAAATGGAGAAGTATCCGTCGCGGTCAGTACAGTTGCTTGCCATAGCAGGCTTAGGCAAAAACGTCGGCTTTGGGGTCAACAAAGTGTTTGTCGCAGCTGTTCTGCAATCCCTGTCCTTGTCAGCGTCCATCATCGGGATCGTACTTGCACTTGAAGGCCTATTCGGTCTCATCCTCCATCCGACCATGGGCTACCTAAGCGATCACACCCGCACGCGCGGTTTTCGTCGCAAAGTGTACGTTCTCGTCTGCTTACCCGGTGCAGCCCTCTGTTGGTTCCTGTTCTTTGCCTACAATGGCCAAGCAAGCGTGCAAATTTTCCTCATCGCACTGTTTTACGTATTTCAGCAGGCATCCGAAAGCCCATACAAGGCGTGGATGGGCGACATCGTCCCGAAGCCCTATTGGGGACGCGCATCGAGCCACCTCAACATTTGGTGGGAAATCGGAAACCTAATCGCATTTCTCATCATCCCGCTTATCTGGACAACAAGCCACATCGCGTCAATCATACTCACCTGTATCCTCATAACAGGCTCGGGTCTCTGGACAGGCTTGACCGTTCCGGAATCCGTCGTATTGCCCACTTCCGGACACCGGTCACGCGCTGCATATCGTACGCTCGTTAAACGACCCTTTCTCTTCTTTTATCTCAGCCAAGGATTCGCTTGGCTTGCTTTCGAGTCCATTGCATCCTTTTTTACGCTGCTTGTCGTCCATACGGCCCACGGCACCGTGTTCGACTCAGCAATCGGCATGTCCATTTTCACCGTCACTGGCATCATTGGTGCCATATTAACAGGCCGTGTCTATCATCGGGTAGGACCGAGGACACTGATGGGCGTCTCCATTTTCCTGTTTGGTCTAGTTTCGCTATCCGCCTTTGCCATCCACAGTGTGGATTCCATATTTGCACTGGTTGCCATTGAGGGCGTATTTTGGGGAACGAGCTTGACCGCTTCATTTGCCTACGTGGGCGACTTACTACACGCCATGACGCATGACGACGAAACCGAGGGTCAAGTTCGTGGAACAGTTTACGGAGTGTACAATATTATGCAGGCAATTGGCCTGCTGATCGCTGGGCCAATTGGTGGCGCAGTCATCACCCTTACGGGTGGGAAGAATGAAATGGTGACGATATTGACATTGCTTGCAGGCATCCTTGGTGCCGTTTGCACCTTGTTCATCCAGACGCGGGAAACACCGGCCGACACTTCGGTCTCCGTGAACTGAGACGAGGTTATAGGGACGAGAACCATATGGCAGGTCGAAGGAGAACGCTTCTACGCAACAGCGGCCTGTCGACTAAAGCTCTCGTCCCTATTCAAACCTCAGGCTGCACGTGTTACTTATCAGAAACGCGATCTCCCCAGGCAGGTAGTCCGCCTGCAGAACGAGCTGCTTTGACGCCGCGGACAACTGCCTCAGCGAGAACCTCCGCTGACAAGGCACCGACGAGATCGACTGCCCATTCCCTCTCACCCGTGGCCACCGCGAAGACGGTATCCCCATCATGCATTGTGTGTACGGGATAAATCGTCCGCGCCAACCCGTCATGGGCCATTTGTGCCACTTTTGTGGCCTGAGCCTTATCCAAGCGGGCATTACTGGCCACAACTGCGATGGTCGTATTCGTACCAGGCAGAGGCCCGTCTGCAGCGGACCCGGTCAAGAGCGCAATGCTGTCGAGCAACCCTTCTTCGTCACCCCTCGGCCCGGCCAAAACTGTCCCGGTGCTCGGATCGCGTACTTCGCCAACCGCATTTACGGCGACGATCGCACCCACAACGAGGCCATTTGGCATGATCCTTGATGCGGTGCCAATACCCGATTTCATGGCGCGCTTGATCCCTGCCAGTTTCCCCACTGTCGCACCACAGCCAGCACCCACATTGCCTTCGCTAACCTTTTCACGAGAAGCATTCATAGCCGCGAGATAGCCCATCTGTTCATCAGGGCGGACGTGGGCGTTGCCAATGCCGAGATCGAACAGGACGGCGGCAGGAACAATTGGCACCTTACCGACCCCGACATCAAACCCGTGGCCTTGAGTCTCCAAGTAGCGCATAACGCCTGTTGCTGCCGCCAAGCCAAAGGCGCTGCCACCGGACAGACAGACCGCATGCACCTCCTGAATGAGGTTGATAGGATGGAGGAGATCCGTTTCCCTAGTACCCGGCGCCGAACCACGTACATCCACCCCACAAACGGCTCCCTGCTCGGTCATGATAACGGTGCAGCCTGTTAGCGCCGTCTCATCCTGGGCGTGTCCGACACGCACGCCTGGTACATCGATAATCGATCCTCGTCTACTCATAGTGAATACCCGCTTCTTTCACTAGTCTCAAGTTTTCAGCGAACCGGACTCATTTTTGTTACAGACGTTTCTCCAACTTACTACAACGAACTTCTCCTACGTCATAGATAGTAACACGAATTGAACTAGCTCCCATTCAATAACCGTATGCGATGGCAGATCGGTTAGAGACTTAACCATCTGTCGCCCTCGTGTAGGACGTTAACCTCGTAATGCGAAATGTCGCCTGTCGTACCTGTCCCATCAATGATCACATCTGCACGCTCACTTGGTCTCTGAAGTTCAATATCAACCATCTGGTCTGTGTCCCAATCGTAGCGCTGATATCTCCCCTGTTCGTCACGTCTTAATGGAATAAGGACCTGTGAGCGCACCCGGTCCCAATCAAAATTCGCACCGATTATATCCGGATTAACGAAGTTTCGTTCTTGTGAAGGCCGGTAAAAGTCATCCATGTGTACAATGGTCACGTTTTCGTCCAACTCGATCATCTTTTCGGCTATGGTACTTTTACCTACAGCCCCGCCACCGTCAATCCCGACGAGGAGTGTATCTCGATTCGTGGGCAATTTATAAAATTTCGATAGAATACTCTGCAATGATGTAACCACCTATGATCACCCAGGGCTTCAATGTAGAATCGATGACTCGGAATGGCAAGTTTGCCTTTTTGCTGGATCTCGCTGTGCAACTTGCGAAGTTGCGGTAGGTACCGCTCTACCACTTTCATCCCCCGCAAGCTTCTTGGAAGATCACTGCCCTATATATACATGTGAATATGAGAATACCAAAACATATAAATAAGAGCTTACATATGTATATAAATATCCGCTGTGTCTGCCTCCTAATTCCTCCATGGCAACCCACGTCCACTAAAGAACAATTCGAAAAAGATAGGAATAGTCATCTCCTGAGCGAATGTAGTGATTACAAATACAGACCATCCAGTCAGTCCCAAAGGAGAGACACCTTCTTGAACACAGCCAAGTTCTTGGGGATTGCCGCGGCCATGTCGCTTCTCGGCGTCTCGATGCCTGCAGTAGCCCATGCATCGGATTCGTCAACGGCAAGTACAACACCTGCGCCCTCATACCAAACCTCGTCTATCTCATTGAATGCAAAAACGATTTCAACTCCTTCCTCGTTTGTTAAGGACGGGACGACGTATATACCCATTTGGTACGTCATGCAAGCCCTCAGTCAAGCAAACATCCAGAACACATGGAACAATGGCGTCTGGAGCATCACCATCCCAAGCAACATCACATGGGATGAAACCAACCTTCCGGCCAATAATGCAAATCAACCGTCTATTACAGTAAACGGTAAACCGGTTATCAACATGCCCACTGTCGCGGCTGTCGATCCGGCTTCTCACGCCATGACAACTTACGTTCCAATTTGGTACATGCAGCAAGTGTTGCCGCGTATTCAAGTCCAAACAAACTGGGATGGCCAGCATTGGAGTATGACATTGGATCAGTCACAATTTGGCCAGAGTCCCAGTCCAACCGTGCATACTATTTCACCTATCGTGAATCCCAACCGAAAGTATACATACACAGATATGGAAGCGGACATTCGGGCCCTGGCTAATCGCTATCCGGACCTCGTGCACACAAAGGTGATCGGTCAAACGGCATACGGGCGGAACATTGACGCGGTATCTATTGGAACTGGGTCCGCGACGGCACTCGTCACCGGATCGTTCCACGCGAGAGAATGGATCACGACGAATCTCGTCATGTACATGATGGACCAGTATGCCCAGGCGTACGAGAGAAACAGTACCATTGACGGCAATCACGTCAAAGCAATTCTGGACAAAACGACCATGTGGTTCGTACCCATGGTGAATCCGGACGGTGTCACGCTAGAACAATCCGGATTGTCTGCATTTCCTTCCTCAGCTTGGGCGGGTCTGAAGCGGATGAACGGTGGATCGTCCAATTTTACGTCCTGGAAAGCGAATGCGGAGGGAATTGACTTAAATCGGCAATTTGGCGCGGGATGGTCTGGTATCTATTTCGATCCCGTCACGCACCCATGGTACGAAGACTACAAAGGACCGAAGCCGTACGATACGGCGGAGGTAAAGTCTCTTTTAGGCCTTATCCAAGCCATTAATCCGCAAATGCTCATCACGTACCACGCTTCAGGGGGCCTCATTTACTGGCAGTATAAAGTGACGGGGACACAACTGCTGGTGGATCAAAATTACGCCAAGCAATTGTCTGGTATAACAGGGTATCCGCTTGTTCCAATTAGCCCCAACCCCTCTGCTGGCGGATTGAACGATTGGTGGACAAACTACATGCAACGCCCGGGCTATACGATCGAAGTTGGTCCGCCCTGCGGCGCAAATCCGGTTCCCGTATCCTACTTCAACAGCATTTGGAATCGCGACAAAGTGGACGGGCTGTTCATTGCTATCCGAAGCGCTTCGCTCTATCCGAGCCACCAAAGTATTCAGCTCAAATACTAATATTACAGTAAGTGCATGGTGGGGCTGTCTCTAAGTGTGCCAGCTTTTGAGACAGCCCCTTTAACACAGGTCCACCGACTCGAACACTCTGCTCGTCAGCCTACATTCCACTCGCCTAACCTCAGGTGATATCGCGCCTGCTGAAGCGGTATACACCAAAGCTCAAACACGCCGCGATGTAACACACAATATAGATCATAAAAGCTCCTGACGGAGAACTCGATCCGCTCGCAAGCAAAGACAGCGCAAGCATGTTCCCGCTGAGCACGTCGAACATCATCCGGTGATAGGCGGGATCGGTTGGGATAAAGAGGCCAATCGTGAATCCGGTGGACGACAAAGATTGGTTTATCCCTGGTATGTTCTCCAAAAATCCGCCGATCAGGCCGATTCCAAAGAGAATCGTCAAGGCGATACCGCCTGTTAACGGAGACAAATAGATGGACGCAAACATCGAGAGGGTGACTAGTACAAGTGGAATCAGTATCATGACGAGACACCCCCGCACATCGTCCGCGCCATGCAGGATAAAACCTGTAGTGAAATGAGCGACGAGCAGGATGGCCCAATACAGGATCAGGGCAAAGAGGATGGACCACGCCGCGTAGCCAATCCATTTGCCGAGATAAATCCGCCAGCGAGCGATGGGACGTGCCATCACACTGAGGAGAACGCCGCTCTCCAACTCGGACGAGATCGTGCCAATGGTGGAAAAAATGGACAAGAACGCGACCATAAAGTTGGTTAAGTACAGTCCAATGGCCACCATCGTTGCAGACACGGTGTACTGCTCTAAAGCGTTCGTCTGAAAGCCGATGTCGTATGTCTTCGTGTGGAACGATCGGTAGCAGATATACCAGTACAATGCTAGAAACAATAATGACAGTACAGCTGTAACCACGAGTACTTTACGGGACAAAATTTCTTTCCATGTAATTCGAGCGATTGTCAGCAAACCATCAGTGCCCCTTTGTCGACGTGAGTTGGAGAAACCAGTTTTCGAGACGACCGGATCGTTCCGACACCGTGTAGATGGTCATGCCCAACCGATGGATCACGTCGTTGACGTACCCGAGTTTCGCCGGCTCGTCTATGACGCCGACGAGTGTGGTCACCTCGTCCACCACCGACTCAATGTGAAATCTGACACCGGTCTCTTGTCCGAGCTGCAGCAGCAGGTCAGGTTCCATCCCACCTATCGTAAATATCCACTCACGGCCCTTGTGGAGAATGTCGTCAACGCGCCCGTGTGCTTGAAGCTTCCCTTCCGACAACAGGCCCACTGTGGAACAGACCGCTTCAACATCTTCCAGTAGGTGCGTGTTTAAGAGGACGGTTTTCCCTTCATCGCGCAACCCGGTCAAAATACTGCGCACTTCGTGACGGCCCCCCGGATCCAAGGCGGACACTGGTTCATCCAGGATGATGAGTTGCGGATCTCCGACGAGCGCGCACGCCAGTCCCAGGCGTTGCTGCATGCCCTTCGAGTAGGATCGAACACGCTCGGTGCGCCGATCGCCCAGACCGACAAGCTCCAATACGCGATCCACTTGTCTGTGCATCGCCGATTTGTCCACACCAGCCAAGCGAGCATGAAACTGCAGGACTTCGTAACCCGTAAGCCAGTCCTGAAAGCGAAACAACTCGGGCAAATAGCCAATTTTGCGCCGACTTTCTGGACGGCCCGGCGGCAATCCGAACACTTTCACTTCCCCGGCCGTCTTGTGTAACAGTCCCACCAGCATTTTAACGAACGTGCTCTTTCCCGCACCATTGGGCCCGAGCAACCCAAAAACCTCGCCGTTAGGCAAGGTTAAATGGATATCGTGGCACCCTTTTCCGTTCGTGTACTCCTTCGTTAATCCCTTCGCAAATACGGCAGGCTCAGCCATTGGTCAACTCCTGTGCAGCTTGAATGAGCTTCGTCTGTGTGGTGAATTGGCCCGTGTCCAGTCGATAGATTTTCCCATTGCTCAACCACATGACCGAGCCACGCCCATTCTCAACATTCACATACGCATCGTTCCCGTTGACCTTTGTAGGCACAAACTGGTTGTTCATAGGGAAGTACAAGGTGTCTTTCCAGTCCTGAGACTGAAGAAGCGCGTTACGCATATCGGGCGGTAAGAACGGGAGGCTGAGCAACGCGGCCCGAACTTTGTCCACATCGATCCCCTCGGGCACCTGCACGGACGGAGAGCCCATCACCTGCAGCGACGTGTAAATCTTTCCGGACCCGTTCGTGTACTCCTCAAGCGTCGTAGGAATGTGAATAATCATGTTCTTTCCATCGATCTCGCTCGGGAAGAAGTTTTTCGCCCCCAACTGCTTCAGCAGATCATTAATGGCCCCGACATGTAATTGGAGCGTGACGTCCGTCGGCTTCGTGTAGCCGGCTTGAACTGTTACATTTGGAATGACCGCTTGTAAAGAAGGGACATGGTACCCTGTCGCCTGGTTCGCCTGCGCCAAACTGACATTTCCCGGCTGTGATTGACCGCCGTTGACGGTAAGCGTGCCAAACTTTTGAAGATCGACCTTTTTGCCATCGACGCCCGCATTTTCAACAGCCTGACTTAGCTTTTGGAGGTCCTCGCTATCAAAGCCCTGCAGGTGTTGTACATAAAACGTCTGCATCATGCTCGCCATCACTTTCGATCCCGGCGCCGTGTTCAAAACCACCGCAGCAGCAGCCAATGCAGCGACGGCTGTTCCCCACCTTGCGATCCGATTGAGACGCTTTCTACGGGCGCTGTACCCGCT
This is a stretch of genomic DNA from Alicyclobacillus dauci. It encodes these proteins:
- a CDS encoding ABC transporter ATP-binding protein, encoding MAEPAVFAKGLTKEYTNGKGCHDIHLTLPNGEVFGLLGPNGAGKSTFVKMLVGLLHKTAGEVKVFGLPPGRPESRRKIGYLPELFRFQDWLTGYEVLQFHARLAGVDKSAMHRQVDRVLELVGLGDRRTERVRSYSKGMQQRLGLACALVGDPQLIILDEPVSALDPGGRHEVRSILTGLRDEGKTVLLNTHLLEDVEAVCSTVGLLSEGKLQAHGRVDDILHKGREWIFTIGGMEPDLLLQLGQETGVRFHIESVVDEVTTLVGVIDEPAKLGYVNDVIHRLGMTIYTVSERSGRLENWFLQLTSTKGH
- a CDS encoding MFS transporter, producing the protein MEKYPSRSVQLLAIAGLGKNVGFGVNKVFVAAVLQSLSLSASIIGIVLALEGLFGLILHPTMGYLSDHTRTRGFRRKVYVLVCLPGAALCWFLFFAYNGQASVQIFLIALFYVFQQASESPYKAWMGDIVPKPYWGRASSHLNIWWEIGNLIAFLIIPLIWTTSHIASIILTCILITGSGLWTGLTVPESVVLPTSGHRSRAAYRTLVKRPFLFFYLSQGFAWLAFESIASFFTLLVVHTAHGTVFDSAIGMSIFTVTGIIGAILTGRVYHRVGPRTLMGVSIFLFGLVSLSAFAIHSVDSIFALVAIEGVFWGTSLTASFAYVGDLLHAMTHDDETEGQVRGTVYGVYNIMQAIGLLIAGPIGGAVITLTGGKNEMVTILTLLAGILGAVCTLFIQTRETPADTSVSVN
- a CDS encoding ABC transporter permease; translation: MLTIARITWKEILSRKVLVVTAVLSLLFLALYWYICYRSFHTKTYDIGFQTNALEQYTVSATMVAIGLYLTNFMVAFLSIFSTIGTISSELESGVLLSVMARPIARWRIYLGKWIGYAAWSILFALILYWAILLVAHFTTGFILHGADDVRGCLVMILIPLVLVTLSMFASIYLSPLTGGIALTILFGIGLIGGFLENIPGINQSLSSTGFTIGLFIPTDPAYHRMMFDVLSGNMLALSLLASGSSSPSGAFMIYIVCYIAACLSFGVYRFSRRDIT
- a CDS encoding uridine kinase family protein; this encodes MQSILSKFYKLPTNRDTLLVGIDGGGAVGKSTIAEKMIELDENVTIVHMDDFYRPSQERNFVNPDIIGANFDWDRVRSQVLIPLRRDEQGRYQRYDWDTDQMVDIELQRPSERADVIIDGTGTTGDISHYEVNVLHEGDRWLSL
- a CDS encoding P1 family peptidase, yielding MSRRGSIIDVPGVRVGHAQDETALTGCTVIMTEQGAVCGVDVRGSAPGTRETDLLHPINLIQEVHAVCLSGGSAFGLAAATGVMRYLETQGHGFDVGVGKVPIVPAAVLFDLGIGNAHVRPDEQMGYLAAMNASREKVSEGNVGAGCGATVGKLAGIKRAMKSGIGTASRIMPNGLVVGAIVAVNAVGEVRDPSTGTVLAGPRGDEEGLLDSIALLTGSAADGPLPGTNTTIAVVASNARLDKAQATKVAQMAHDGLARTIYPVHTMHDGDTVFAVATGEREWAVDLVGALSAEVLAEAVVRGVKAARSAGGLPAWGDRVSDK
- a CDS encoding M14 family zinc carboxypeptidase, whose product is MNTAKFLGIAAAMSLLGVSMPAVAHASDSSTASTTPAPSYQTSSISLNAKTISTPSSFVKDGTTYIPIWYVMQALSQANIQNTWNNGVWSITIPSNITWDETNLPANNANQPSITVNGKPVINMPTVAAVDPASHAMTTYVPIWYMQQVLPRIQVQTNWDGQHWSMTLDQSQFGQSPSPTVHTISPIVNPNRKYTYTDMEADIRALANRYPDLVHTKVIGQTAYGRNIDAVSIGTGSATALVTGSFHAREWITTNLVMYMMDQYAQAYERNSTIDGNHVKAILDKTTMWFVPMVNPDGVTLEQSGLSAFPSSAWAGLKRMNGGSSNFTSWKANAEGIDLNRQFGAGWSGIYFDPVTHPWYEDYKGPKPYDTAEVKSLLGLIQAINPQMLITYHASGGLIYWQYKVTGTQLLVDQNYAKQLSGITGYPLVPISPNPSAGGLNDWWTNYMQRPGYTIEVGPPCGANPVPVSYFNSIWNRDKVDGLFIAIRSASLYPSHQSIQLKY